In the genome of Raphanus sativus cultivar WK10039 chromosome 4, ASM80110v3, whole genome shotgun sequence, one region contains:
- the LOC108829020 gene encoding uncharacterized protein LOC108829020: MLFFLLHKKMESKEQELQPPLSICGRFYDLLVKLLATQALKKVTLGHPLLLGSIERPEKKSDIGSNIICGVENIMEKNEMLSVDGEQLELRQPKEKAPRKIVSIKEEVDEIRISSRKIKKKTSKGSFDSFEHEVISLKPLKSILRKDPEGKNNI; this comes from the coding sequence ATGCTTTTCTTTTTACTCCATAAAAAAATGGAAAGCAAAGAGCAAGAACTTCAACCCCCACTCAGTATCTGCGGACGATTCTATGATTTATTGGTGAAGTTATTAGCCACGCAAGCTTTGAAGAAAGTAACTCTTGGCCATCCATTACTACTTGGTTCAATCGAACGACcagaaaaaaaatctgatattGGCTCTAACATCATATGTGGTGTTGAAAACATCATGGAGAAAAATGAAATGTTATCAGTCGACGGAGAACAATTAGAGTTACGCCAACCAAAAGAAAAGGCTCCAAGAAAAATTGTAAGTATAAAGGAAGAAGTTGACGAGATACGAATAAGTTCAAGGAAAATTAAGAAGAAGACATCGAAAGGAAGTTTTGATTCCTTCGAGCATGAGGTTATATCTCTAAAACCATTGAAATCAATTTTGAGGAAAGATCCAgaaggaaaaaataatatatga
- the LOC108829018 gene encoding uncharacterized protein LOC108829018: MDITTSKITAGTTLTVPLSPDGDDVFEWVAGDSPLRVFRSSTTWEVLRPRQEKQDWVDIIWFKGAVPKHSFTMWVMNYDRLPTRSRFAGWGMMVSAKCAFCSRYDETRDHLMLTCEYSQYV; the protein is encoded by the coding sequence ATGGACATTACCACATCCAAGATCACAGCAGGAACTACTCTTACTGTTCCCTTATCTCCTGATGGTGATGATGTGTTTGAATGGGTTGCTGGTGACTCTCCCTTACGTGTGTTCAGGTCATCCACAACGTGGGAAGTGCTTCGACCCCGACAGGAGAAACAGGATTGGGTGGACATTATTTGGTTCAAGGGAGCAGTGCCTAAGCACAGCTTCACGATGTGGGTGATGAACTACGACCGGTTACCGACAAGATCAAGGTTCGCTGGATGGGGAATGATGGTATCTGCGAAATGCGCTTTCTGCTCCAGATATGATGAAACTAGAGACCACCTCATGTTAACCTGTGAGTATAGCCAATACGTCTGA
- the LOC130510595 gene encoding uncharacterized protein LOC130510595: MVRKNKQKKTPHYSQMFCGDPAAGSSSSAPGSSNPEIVPESQSQPPPVPPSGAPPPPAAPQAVPDPVAPGYIHPELRVPPTAPFARYTVEDLLAQPGRAGLPVLDPDRPEGTLWFGVDNSVATSVSDIIKGYFSEAHPNWKKTPHHVRNTWFKMFAQRYQWSIGVHEDVKREFTAKAKKRLLDTVGNWKEDWIYKGYKDGQPAELTKDVYDGLIRYWELPSSIAISNACSASRNTKDEHGNGPMLHCTGQKPHARVRLEMAKETGQLPSLKELYERTHKTKAGVFVDPRSEQIYNDVVARIEDRQTQLTQQSSDGIPVVLSTQEVDQIYEEVVPKKKGRTLGIGSVNDVPRATSSYGQRRADEVTELRSELHSTRTQLASTQTELESTRQSFQARMGGVEGFLEVISSGNPQWEELLADMRRRNPVPEPSRTQQQEEELQRRSEDLYRETIHRPGPT, encoded by the exons ATGGTTAGAAAGAACAAGCAGAAGAAAACCCCCCACTACAGTCAGATGTTCTGTGGTGATCCTGCTGCTGGATCATCATCTTCCGCTCCCGGTTCCTCCAACCCGGAGATTGTCCCGGAGTCTCAGTCACAGCCACCACCGGTTCCTCCATCTGGTGCACCACCCCCACCTGCTGCACCTCAGGCGGTTCCAGATCCGGTTGCACCCGGATACATTCATCCGGAGTTGCGGGTGCCGCCGACCGCTCCTTTTGCTCGGTACACGGTTGAGGATCTTCTCGCTCAACCAGGCCGAGCCGGTTTACCGGTTTTAGACCCCGACCGACCAGAGGGGACTCTGTG gtttggggTCGACAATTCTGTCGCTACGAGCGTATCCGATATCATCAAAGGATACTTCTCAGAGGCTCACCCAAACTGGAAAAAGACGCCGCACCACGTTAGAAACACGTGGTTCAAGATGTTTgct CAAAGATACCAGTGGTCCATCGGGGTTCACGAGGACGTGAAACGGGAGTTCACCGCAAAGGCGAAGAAGCGGTTGTTGGACACCGTAGGCAACTGGAAGGAGGACTGGATCTACAAGGGTTACAAGGACGGGCAACCCGCTGAGCTGACCAAGGATGTCTACGATGGTCTCATCCGTTACTGGGAGCTGCCATCATCCATTGCGATCTCCAACGCCTGCTCTGCCTCTCGTAACACCAAAGACGAGCACGGCAACGGCCCGATGCTTCACTGTACGGGTCAAAAACCCCATGCCCGTGTCCGCTTGGAAATg gccAAAGAGACGGGACAACTCCCGTCTCTTAAAGAGCTTTACGAGAGGACCCACAAGACCAAGGCGGGGGTATTTGTGGATCCgaggtccgagcaaatctacaacgatgtcgttgctcggattgaagaccgccaaacccagctgacccagcaatcttccgatggaataccggtcgtattatccactcaagaagtggatcagatttacgaggag gtcgtccctaagaaaaagggacgtacgttgggaatcggttccgtcaacgatgtcccaagagcgacatcgtcttatggtCAGAGACGAGCCGACGAAGTCACTGAGCTGCGTTCGGAGTTACACTCGACGCGGACTCAGTTGGCGTCGACGCAGACGGAGTTGGAGTCTACGCGCCAATCATTCCAAGCTCGTATGGGTGGAGTGGAGGGGTTTCTGGAAGTTATATCTTCTGGAAATCCCCAATGGGAGGAGTTGTTGGCGGATATGCGACGACGGAACCCGGTTCCCGAGCCTTCTCGTACTCAGCAGCAAGAGGAGGAACTACAGAGGAGGAGTGAAGACCTCTACCGGGAAACGATCCACCGCCCCGGCccgacttag
- the LOC130510914 gene encoding uncharacterized protein LOC130510914 has protein sequence MQKKKKSKNVKKKMSGDGNYLELRRWMYTHRDANGRVTKEYLEGLETFMHQADSTPLAQESGKMFCPCRKCNNSKLATRENVWKHLINRGFMPNYYIWFQHGEGYNYENEASSSNSNFQNEPVDHLHNQHRYHQEEQMVDNYDRVHDMVADAFVAHDDDEVEEPNIDAKKFYEMLDAANQPLYSGCREGLSKLSLAARMMSIKTDHNLPESCMNAWTDLFKEYLPEDNVSADSYYEIQKLVYSLGLPSEMIDVCIDNCMLYWGDDEKLEECRFCKKPRFKPQGRGRNRVPYQRMWYLPITDRLKRLYQSEETAGKMRWHAEHTQTDGEMTHPSDARAWKHFNKIYPQFASNSRNVYMGLCTDGFSPFGMSGRQYSLWPVFMTPYNLPPDMCMQREFLFLTILIPGPNHPKRSLDVFLQPLIKELKDLWATGVRTYDCSTKTNFTMRAMLLWTISDFPAYGMLSGWTTHGRLSCPYCNGTTDAFQLKNGRKTSWFDCHRRFLPINHPYRRNRKLFRQKRVVRDTPPPYLTGEQIEQQIDYYGAQETVRCGGNWHVPGNMPDYYGVQHNWHKKSIFWELPYWKDLLLRHNLDVMHIEKNFFENIMNTILNVPGKTKDNQKSRLDLPDICSRPELHIKSNGQVPVPVFRLSSEQKSVLFNWVASAVKFPDGYVSNLSRCVEKGQKFSGMKSHDCHVFMQRLLPFAFAELLPTKVHEALAAIGAFFRDLSTRTLKEDVVEQLHENIPILLCNLEMIFPPSLFDVMEHLAVHLPYEALLRGPVHYGWMYQYERAMKYLKGKAKNLAKVEGSIIAGSLTEETSHFTSYYFAPNVRTRQRAPRRYDDGGVAPTYAVAGVPDIFSQIGRMGGKTKEVWWSSDEDAHSAHTYILLNCEDPFMRYFESLFVSQVQEAIPGISTSEVDKRKDRHFIKWLKSQVEYEDPDYPIWFHELVQGPLAKVTTSPMYFSRGFTFHTYEYGKHRATSNYGICVKGETDFYGILQEIIEVEFPGLLKLKCVIFKCDWFDPVVNRGVRFNKFGVVAVNGGRRYNKFEPFILASQADQVSFLPYPRLRESGISWLAVIKVTPRGRIIGGEEPPLQEEHINEVEEPEQQMEDILLIDPHNHEYEDLPDDTTDDAVEDEFNESDDVSSVEENDDVSE, from the exons atgcaaaagaaaaaaaaatctaaaaacgtgaaaaaaaaaatgtctggtGATGGAAATTATTTAGAGTTGCGGAGATGGATGTAcacgcatagagatgctaacgggagagtgacgaaagagtaTCTGGAAGGActagagacatttatgcatcaagcagattctacaccgctcgcccaagaaagcggtaagatgttttgtccttgtcgaaaatgcaacaattcaaaactggcaactcgtgaaaatgtttggaagcatttaataaatagaggtttcatgccaaattactatatctggtttcaacatggagaaggttataattatgagaatgaagctagtagtagtaatagcaattttcagaatgaaccggttgatcatttgcataatcaacatagataccatcaggaggagcagatggtagataattatgatagggttcatgatatggtagctgatgcatttgttgctcatgatgatgatgaagttgaagaacctaacatagatgcaaaaaagttttatgaaatgttagatgctgcgaatcagccactttacagtggttgtagagaaggtctctctaaattgtcgttggctgctagaatgatgagtattaaaactgatcataatctacctgaaagttgcatgaatgcatggacagacttgtttaaagagtatttgccggaagacaatgtctctgctgattcttattatgagattcagaaactagtttatagtctggggttgccttctgagatgatagacgtttgcatcgacaactgcatgctctactggggagatgatgagaagttagaagagtgtcgattctgcaagaagccacgattcaaaccgcaaggacgaggacgtaatagggtaccgtaccaaaggatgtggtacctaccaattaccgacagattgaaaagattgtaccaatctgaggagactgctggaaaaatgagatggcatgccgagcatactcagacggatggtgagatgactcatccatcagatgcaagagcttggaaacattttaacaaaatatatccacaattcgctagcaatagccGAAATGTGTATATGGGATTATGCACGGACGGATTTAGTCCCTTCggtatgtcagggagacaatattcattgtggccagtctttatgacgccatacaacctgcctccagatatgtgcatgcaacgggagtttctgttcttgaccatattaatacctggtccgaaccatccaaaaaggtctctggatgtctttctacagccactgataaaagagttgaaagatttgtgggcaacaggggtgaggacgtacgactgctcaacgaagacaaattttacgatgcgagcgatgcttttgtggaccataagtgactttcctgcttatgggatgttgtctgggtggactacacatgggagattatcttgtccatattgtaatggaacgacagatgcatttcagctgaagaacggtaggaagacaagttggttcgattgtcaccggcgatttcttcccattaatcatccttatcgaagaaacaggaaattgtttaggcagaaaagggttgtgagagacactcctcctccgtatttaactggagaacaaattgaacagcaaatcgattactacggagctcaagaaacagttcgttgtggtggtaattggcatgttcccggtaatatgcctgattattatggagttcagcacaactggcacaagaagagtatattttgggagttgccgtattggaaagatcttcttttgcgccacaacctagatgtgatgcatattgagaagaatttttttgagaacatcatgaatacaatattgaatgttccagggaagacaaaagacaatcaaaaatcgaggttggacttgcctgatatttgctcaagacccgagttacatataaaaagcaATGGACAAGTTCCTGTACCggtattcagattgtcttcagaacaaaagtcggtcttgttcaactgggttgcatcagcagtgaagtttcctgatgggtatgtttcaaacctctctagatgtgttgaaaagggccaaaagttctccgggatgaagagtcatgattgtcatgtctttatgcaaagactacttccctttgcatttgcggagctacttcccacaaaagtacatgaagcacttgcag ccattggagcatttttcagggactTGAGCACTCGCACTCTTAAAGAGGATGTCGTAGAACAACTTCACGAGAACATTCcgatcttattgtgcaacttggagatgatatttcctccctcattatttgacgtcatggagcatttagctgtccacctcccgtatgaggcattgcttcgagGACCAGTACAttatggatggatgtatcagtatgagcgggccatgaaatatttgaagggaaaggcAAAAAACCtcgcaaaggttgaaggttctataattgctggaagtttgacggaagaaacatctcacttcacatcgtactactttgcaccTAATGTACGGACCCGACAAAGAGCTccaagaagatatgatgatggtggtgttgccccaacatatgcagttgctggtgttccggatatctttagccagattgggcgaaTGGGTGGGAAAacgaaagaggtttggtggtcgagtgatgaagacgcccatagtgcacacacttacattctacttaattgtgaggatccatttatgcgctattttgaaag cctatttgttagTCAAGTCCAAGAAGCTATCCCAGGCATATCCACAAGTGAGGTAGATAAAAGGAAAGATCGACACTTTATTaaatggttgaagagtcag gTTGAATATGAGGATCCAGATTATCCCATATGGTTTCACGAATTAGTTCAGGGTCCACTtgcaaaggtcaccacatcaccAATGTATTTCTCACGAGGCTTTACTTTTCATACGTACGAGTATGGTAAACACCGGGCGACCAGCAATTATGGAATTTGTGTGAAAGgcgaaaccgatttctacgggatcttgcaggagattattgaagtggaattccctgggttattgaagctgaaatgcgtcatattcaaatgtgactggttcgaccccgtggtcaacagaggtgttcgatttaacaaattcggtgtagttgctgtcaatggtggaaggaggtacaacaaattcgagcctttcatattAGCTTCGCAAGCAGACCAAGTTAGCTTCCTACCATACCCGAGGTTGCGAGAATCTGGAATAAGTTGGTTAGCTGTTATCAAAGTTACACCCCGTGGACGAATAAtcggtggagaagaaccacctttgcaagaagaacacatcaatgaagtcgaagaacctgaacaacaaatggaAGACATCctactcattgatccgcataatcatgagtatgaagatcttcccgacGATACCACTGACGATGCTGTTGaggacgagtttaatgaaagtgatgatgtttctagtgttgaagagaatgatgatgtatctgaatga